The sequence TGACGTCGTTTATACAAGACCTCGCTCGACCTCCCTTGTTCAAGTCAACCAggcaaatataacaaatatctaaatatatttatatttatacacaaaaactaatttaacaatatataaataagaggttttctttttgaaaattacatataatattgaaagattatatatttctttaggtataaaaattaattattatatttattttggtttaagaaaaataaatagataaaaaatgcGGATAAGCCctaaattctttttgtaaatTGTAAATACATGCCCAATATTCAAAACAGTTCATTTAACTTCTTTCGGCCAATGGCAATTTAAATGAAAGGGTATAATTGAACTGTTTTTCAAACATTAAAGGCCTGAGTAAGATACTTTAGGAGTTAGGCATGTAATTATGAtctacttttatattttgcctaatatttatatgaagaGATAATTATCATCAATAATTAGTAAATGAAAaggaatttgattttaaatttaagtaatGAAGTTATCAAGTTTTAATAGGGAAATTAAAAGTTGACATTTAATGGCTATAATCTAATAGGCGTAAACTACCCCACTCTGAGGCtttcacttcttttttttaggCATCCAAAAGAGGTAGAATTTGGTGGCCTCTGCCACCGAGAGTTGCATGTACCTTCAGCTTTTCCTCATTTTCCGTGTCACCGTTCTTAGGTGTTTTTTGTGTGTTTTCGTCAATGTTATCGATTGGGTCTTTTTCTGGCTCTTTTTTGGTTATCAGCCGCGGTCGGTTCCGGCCAAGTCCAAAGTTCTTCCCATGGTTCTTGCGTGCACAATCACGAATGGTGATTGGTGGGGGCAAAGAAGGAATACTTGTAAGGCGGAAATGCCAATGGTGGCAGGGATTTTGTTTGGGGATTTCAGTCCTATTATGTCATTCACCATCAATACATTGGACTGAATCAGATTTGCGAAAGGAATGGCAACTAGGTTCTACCATTTGAGCTCCATCAATTTTGCTTTTATGATACATTTTTTTGATCTCGCAGTCCTACTAGGAGGTACAGTAGCTATGGCGCCTCCGCTAGaatttgtattagaatttCATGAATTGATTTAAGCCACTTGGCTTCTTTGGTTGAACCGTAAATTCTGAGTCTTTTCAATTGATACTTCAGCGTGACCAGAAATCATCTCAAAAACTGGTTGTTAACCAGAAATTGTAGCAAAAGAATGGATTCAATCCTTGAGAGTACTGgcatattttctattattctcaTCTGGAAACCTCATCAGTCAAGGTTCAACATCATGAAACCATCTCAAATAACCTAAACTAGAATGGCAATGCATGGAAGTTGTGACAAAACACAAACACACCACATGAATGCTGTAATGTAATTCCTATTTTGACAGGACTATCTCATCTAGGCCTAGAAAACAAAATCACCATTATTACAAGGAAACACCCTTCTACAATAGACATACAAAAACGCTTACTGATCATACCCGGGTTGTAAGGATGATCTGGATCAAGTAAATCAATCAAGTGATGAAAATTTCAGATTTCCAGTTTGCAACTCTTGCCAGCTATCATCACAATTTTAAGGGTTAAAGAAAGGAGGAACTGCGTTATGATCTCACATCAAGGACTTTAAGATATGGGAGGAAATGTCAAGCCCATGGAGACAATGGcgataaaatgaaaatatggtCGTCCCAAAATGATGTCATTATATGTATCTAAATGCAGTATCTTCATATGTCACCGCATCAAAGGAACTAACCACCTCATTTCTGCCCCATTTCCATTGGACAAGAAATACACCTTCTTCCAGTTCTCCTCTGAAAATGCTTCACGGCGTATTAGCCTTTGTCTGCATGTAACAACATCCAGAACAGATAATCAGACATAGGACCAGTTTGAATAAAGCATTAAACAATTAGGTACTGTCATGCAGCTTTAATAACAATTTTGACACACTAAgactttcttttcatttaagATTTTTCCAGTAAGACGACATGCAGCTTTTAATGCACATATTATCTAGCATATATTGCATATAAGCTATTAAAATACTCTTTAAGCATTTTACGTTGGATAAGGTTTCTGGTCAAATTTGTTATCTAGTTCCTTTTGTTTATCATATCTTTGTTTTCAAGTGATATGGTATAACCTGCTTCATACAATCCTCAAAGGAAGTAACATTTAACCATAATACTTACTATATAATTACTAACAAACTTAAAATATCCAACCAGTCAAGATCTTCACAGAAACTATGAACTATCCGATGAACATGGTAAAGAGCTCTATGACTAATTGCTGAGTCCTCAATGCCAccatatgagaaaccaacttAGGACAACATtgtaaatttcaaaatatatagatattagaCCTCATGGAAGAAataacattaaagaaaaaagaagtgaaGTTGCACGCTTCGCGCCAACAATATTGCCAACCAGGCAAACATAAGTTTCTTTGCATACCTAAGGTAGTAATGGCAAACAGTGGCTGCTTCATCTAAATTATAGCGGGGCAAATCGACACGAGCATCTACAGGAACATCTGGCAAGTCTTTTCGTAGCTTTCCAACAGCAGTTGAATGAGAGAAAGCACCCACCATCATGTCATCATGCATCATTGACCTAAAAGCATTTAcctaaaaaaacaaaatagcTTCTCAGATAACTGATCTTTCAATGTAACCATGCATAAAATATTAGACAGAtaatgaaatttctttttttaaaaaaagaaagaaaaataaaatgacaatCCAACATGTTCACAGCAGAAGACCACTAAATCATGAGAGCCAAATCCATAACACATGAATAAAGATGACTCTAACCATAAGAAGATGAGTTctccagaaaaagaaaaaagaatacagTGTGCTCAGCTTAACTAtgaattatttataagaaaaagaaaatgtcaatccataaaaaattttaaaaaaaataagaaattcaaGTTTCCTAAAGAGAGAgcacaaaattcaacaataaATGGAAATGATTACCAGCTATACTAACCGTTGCAAGTTCCCTAGCATGTATTGGTCGACAAGAACGAATTGTTACTGGCTCTTCATACTCGCTGAATGTAAACCAGTTATTATACTGAAAAAgtaaattcaaaaaatgaGTAATAATATCCCAGCTACTTAGGATGCTtgtaatagaaattttatgaaaagaaTCATCAAGAACACAACAATGTAAGCATGGTGACTCAAACCAGAATCCATCTTACTTGATCAATTGCAAAGAGAACAGGAACATCAGTCACAAGTGATAACTCTTTCCTCAAACGAACTACTGTACCAACAGCTGCATGTGTGTGCTTGATTCCAATTTGAATCAAGTCATATAATGTTGAGCCTTCAGGAATTGGCATGGACTGAACTCCTTTCATCCATCCAACACCAGCACCCTCTCCCAGTGGCACAGGATCCAATATATGACATGGTAATCGCTTCAAATGTAACTCATTGTATTTCAGAAAACTCTGGAAAGATTAACcagtgaaaaaaatatttatcatgaGCATGAACAATGTGCTATCCAGGATAGTatcaaatgaaaagaaaaggagatatTAAACAAGTGAATGATAAGAATCTTCCACATGATCTCCAGGAATCAACACTAACTAGGTAGAGTTTGCTTCCCCATTcctttctctaattttttttttttttttttgagggATGGCAGATGGGAAATTCTAAAACAGCATTAAGTACTTATGGACATGATAGTTGCTGATACTGCATACTCATTGCAGCCAATGACATGCtaagtaaaagaaagaacCATCCTGATGGATAATGGTTTCATCATGTACAATTTCCTAGGATGTTCATCTCCATAAGGCATCAATATTTATTTgagaatttaattacaaatgtcgagaataaaatgaaaagaacaAAACAGCATGTCTATAATACATTAACCTTAATTCACTTCCACCTTGAAGTAAAAAGATTTAGAATTCTTGCCTTGAGAATACTTCCAGCATGTACAGGTGTGTCCCACAAACCAGTTTCTGGGTTCTTATAGAAAAACCCGCCGTGAGTCCAATCCCGTCCTGTGGGTACATAAAACACTAACCATCCTTCCTCACGAGCCCAATGAACAAGCATTGCAAGAGTAATACTCTTTCCACAGCTAACAGGACCATCTAATACAATTTGCTTCCGCACTTTTGGACCTGAAAAtatggagaaaataacatgtATCAAACTTGTTAATCTTAACAATGCACACCCAACTGGATAAGTGTGTGCAGAATTGTGAGCTAAATACTCCATGTTTGCGAAAGGATAGGAGATCAAGACAATAATCACAAAGCAGAAGGAAAGAGAATGTAAAACCTTTCCATCATTAAACTGTTTGCCTACAATATAGTTGGTTGATGCATTATTTGAAATATCTTGAGCAAGTCTAAAGTATGAGCAATTAGTACAAATCAAAAGACAGGAATGATTTCCATAACTCATAAGAGTACAGACCTTTTCCGTTAGAGGAACTCAAGGGAGGATCAACAATGCGTCTGAAATTGTCACGAAGATCCAAAAAACTCTGACGAACTAGTACAGCTCTTCGCATTGATTCCTCAAACTCTTTCACCAACCCCATTGGCAATCCCTCCGGTAACCTCTCATTCAGTCCTTCCTCACTAAATTAGAAACAACCCATTTCAGATTcatacacaaaacaataataataaaaaaaaaaagacatacAGATTACAGAATATATTGGCATGGGACCTGAATTTGAAGTAGGTACAGCTATCTTTACGAGTGAGCTGAGAGAGTGAAGAAGTGGAAGTGAAAAGAGGACGACCATTAGGACCCACGTCAAGCGAAGGCACATTCTCCTCCTCAGCGAGACGGTGAGCGCGTGTGGCGCCGTCGTCAAATAGGGAAGCTTCTAGATCGTTGGCGGTTGCGGGTTCTTCAGAGGGTTTCTTGGGTTTGGATTTTTGGACATTTTTCTtgttgggttttgtaggcTTGGAAGAGTAGTAACTGCATAAATGATTGTTCTGATCATACAGTGAAGATACCGAAGGAATTGGAGAACTGGGTTTTTGGGGTTTTCTTAATGCAGCTCTTACGATTAACCTTAGCATCTTCTTCTATAAAAACCATCAACCTACAATAATGTATTTCGAAATTTACaagtagaaatttaatttacaaGTTCATAAGCATAGATCTccaaaacaaaggaaaaatttACAGAGAGCAGGAGAGGAACGAAGAAAAGAAGAGCGGCGTCCGTTGAAAGTGATAGATAGGAGGAAGGAGGAAGGAGGAAGGAGGAAGAAATTAGAGCTAGGTTAGGCTTTCATTTCCCTGGATTTTCGCAGTATGACTGCAATTAACTAAGCCGAGCCCAATTCTGGCTGGTTTCAAATTAACTGTTTACTATCGAATCAAACTcgaaacaaaaatattatttactgtTCGTAATACCTATATCtatatctatataaattttataataaacttaataaatttattatgtaataaaatatgttaaaacaAATATCTTAGATCTAtaaatctcatatttaaatttaattactagTATTTAATGTACAAACTACTCTATAAATTTGTATTCGGAGTGGCTCACGAGTTTAAAAgccaaatattatttaatagaataataatttgCCCATTTGAAACACTACTTCATATTAtccctttttcattttttaacttttggaTATGAATCACCAAAATCATTTACAAATGGACCATTGAGTTGCATGTAAACTGCTGTGTGTGGCGCagtactctttattttaaataatttattacaatcgaatattatttaaataatttattaatttgtatactTTTTTGTTACAATTATATAGGTGAATTTTATAATCgtcaaatattattaattaattataaaaataattaataaataaaaataattgatttttaatatttgttttgttaacaaattattaaaatttaaaatttaaaactgtATCATATGTCCATAATACATTAGAAAGACTCACactagttatatttataaagtttttTAGGCTACAAAATCTATTTAATCAGTGAAATTTATAGTTCCAATTTGTTCAAGATCATTAACTAAGCACGCCACAATTTTAATAGTATTTTAGCTACACATACCTTTAAACTACTCCTTGTTGCTGAATAGAGAGTAGTTGCATGGAACAAGCAAAAACCTGGGGAGAGATTTAAGATGTGGATTTATTCAACATTTCCCTTTACAAAAGTTGTAAAGGCAttagttaataatataatatatacacaAGAGGAGAAACaaaatgaatcaaatttatGTTTCAAAGAAACAATAAAGAAGAATCAAATAGTGGAAATTAGAAACAGAAATCAGCTTAGCTCGAACCAGAAACATGAATTCCTGCAGTGAGATGCTAACACTCCCAAGCATTCTCAACCGGTGAGTTGCAGCAGCAAGAATCtaatttcaattt comes from Ricinus communis isolate WT05 ecotype wild-type chromosome 5, ASM1957865v1, whole genome shotgun sequence and encodes:
- the LOC8268607 gene encoding 28S ribosomal protein S29, mitochondrial, giving the protein MLRLIVRAALRKPQKPSSPIPSVSSLYDQNNHLCSYYSSKPTKPNKKNVQKSKPKKPSEEPATANDLEASLFDDGATRAHRLAEEENVPSLDVGPNGRPLFTSTSSLSQLTRKDSCTYFKFSEEGLNERLPEGLPMGLVKEFEESMRRAVLVRQSFLDLRDNFRRIVDPPLSSSNGKGPKVRKQIVLDGPVSCGKSITLAMLVHWAREEGWLVFYVPTGRDWTHGGFFYKNPETGLWDTPVHAGSILKSFLKYNELHLKRLPCHILDPVPLGEGAGVGWMKGVQSMPIPEGSTLYDLIQIGIKHTHAAVGTVVRLRKELSLVTDVPVLFAIDQYNNWFTFSEYEEPVTIRSCRPIHARELATVNAFRSMMHDDMMVGAFSHSTAVGKLRKDLPDVPVDARVDLPRYNLDEAATVCHYYLRQRLIRREAFSEENWKKVYFLSNGNGAEMRWLVPLMR